The window GAGGTTCGGGCTCGCGACGAGCGACAGGAACTGCTCGCGCAGCGTCTCCGGGTCGTTGGCGCGCGGCAGGTTCTCGGCGGCGTCGGCCTGCAGGGCGTCGATCCAGGTGGGGTACGCGACCGGGCGGTCGTACACGGGGCCGTCGACGGCGACCGTGGACGGGTCGACGTCGACGATGCGCTCGCCCTGCCAGTCGATGATGAGACGCCCGTCGCCGGTGACCTCGCCCAGCACGGAGGTCTCGACCTCCCACTTGTCGACGACCTTCATGAACGCGTCGAGCTTCTCGGGCGCGACGATCGCCATCATGCGCTCCTGCGACTCCGACATGAGGATCTCCTCGGCCGTGAGCGTGGGGTCGCGCAGCAGCACGTTGTCGAGCGAGACGTGCATGCCGCTGTTGCCGTTGGCCGCGAGCTCGCTGGTCGCGCAGGAGATGCCGGCGGCGCCGAGGTCCTGGATCGCCTCGACCAGCTCGCCGCGGTACAGCTCCAGGCAGCACTCGATGAGCACCTTCTCGGCGAACGGGTCGCCCACCTGCACCGCGGGGCGCTTGGTGGGGCCCGTGGAGTCGAACGAGTCGGAGGCGAGGATGCTCGCCCCGCCGATGCCGTCGCCACCCGTGCGGGCGCCGAACAGCACGACCTTGTTGCCCACGCCGGTCGCGTTGGCGAGCTTGAGGTCTTCGTGGCGCAGCACGCCCACGGCGAGCGCGTTCACGAGCGGGTTCGCCTGGTACACCGAGTCGAAGACGGTCTCGCCGCCGATGTTCGGCAGGCCGAGGCAGTTGCCGTAGAAGCTGATGCCGCTCGTGACGCCGTGCACCACGCGGGCGGTGTCGGGGTGGTCGATCGCGCCGAAGCGCAGCGCGTCCATGACCGCGACCGGGCGGGCGCCCATCGAGATGATGTCGCGCACGATGCCGCCGACGCCGGTGGCCGCACCCTGGAACGGCTCGATGAAGCTCGGGTGGTTGTGCGACTCCGCCTTGAAGGTGACGGCCCAGCCCTCGCCGACGTCGATGACGCCCGCGTTCTGCCCCATGCCGACCATGAGGCGTTCCTTCATCTCGTCGGAGACCTTCTGGCCGAAGCGGCGCAGGTAGTTCTTGCTCGACTTGTAGGAGCAGTGCTCCGACCACATCACCGAGTACATCGCCAGCTCGCCCGAGGTGGGGCGGCGGCCGAGGATCTCCTTGATGCGCGCGTACTCGTCGTCCTTGAGCCCGAGCGCGCCGTACGGCTGCTCCTTCTCGGGCGTCGCGATCGCGTTCTCGACCGAGTCGGGGACGTGCTGGGGGGAAGGTGCAGAGGGGGTGGTCACGCGCACTCCAAGGGAAGGGGCCGGCGGGGCGTCTTCAGTCTACCGGCGCGGGTGAGGCGGCTCTCCCGCGAGGGTTGGGCGTCAGATGCGGGCGGTGAGGACGGAAGCGATGTCTCTCTTCGTGTGGAGCACGCGATGGACTCGCACGGTATCCGGATCGTCCGTGTACACGACGAGATAAGGATGGCTTCGAAGAGGGAAGGCGCGAATGTCGGGAATCTCGGTCACCAGCTCGAAGCGCGTCGATCCGAGCGCGCGATGCGCAGCCAGCCGGCTCATCGTCTGCTCGAGGTCGTCGATGAACGCGGTCGCGACGAGAGGCCCTGCTTCGCCGAGGTAGTACGTGACTGCGTCGTCGATGTCCTCATCGGCCCGCCTGGTGGTGACAACCCGCCCCACGATCACGCGTCGGCGGCGTCTGTGTGGACGCGGGCTCGAAGGCGATCGAAGTATGCCTGGTCAACCTCGGAGCCCGGTCCGGATGTCATCCCGTCGACGACCAGGGATCGCAACTGCTCGCGGGCCTGCTCATGGCGGATCAGTTCACGCATGAATTCACTGCTGTTGCTGTAGCCGCGCGCGGCCACCTGCATCTCGACGAAATCCTTCAGTGCGTCCGGAAGAGAGATGTTCATCGTGGCCATACCCCCACGCTAGTGCTGATGGCAAAGTTTGTCATGACACCAGGGAAGCTCATGATCGACGGCGATTCCGTCGTGCCGCGGGGCACCGACAGAGAAGGGGGAGAACTCGCGAGAACGTCTGGATCAGGAGGGCGGGTCCGCTGCCGTGGCGAACCGGGCCGCGAGCGTCTCCGCCGCCTCGCGCAGGGGTTCCGGTCCGACCACCGTGAAGGGCGCATCGAACCGGGCGACCGCGGCGAGCACGCCCACCCACGACCACGAACCCACCGTCACGCGGCAGCGCCCATCCGGCCGCTCCTCGACCTCGCCGTCGCCCACCCACGGCACCACCTCCCGCGCCGGAAGCGCGATCACGACCTCGCCGATGCGCGGCCAGCGGTCCTCCGTGGTCGAGCCCTTCGCCCGCGCCGCCAGGTGGTCGCGGCATCCTCCGCGGGAAGCGGTCGCGAGGGCGTGCTCTGCGGCCTCCGTCACATCGACGCCGCTCGCGCTCGCGCCCTGCAGTGCCATCGCGATCACGACCGCCTGCCTTCATTGGTCGGGAGGTTGACGACAGAAACCGACCGCTACCCCTGGCTGATAGCGACCTGCAACCACTCATCGAGGTCGCTTGCTAGTCGAGACTCGTTAAAGATGCCACTTTGAAGAATTGACGCCCTTAATAAGTCCTCGAGTAATTGCGGGTCACGCACCTTCGCTTTGTTCTTGATCTCATTACCAAATCGGCCGATGAGTAGCAGGGCGATATCGTGCCCATAAGCATATTGTCTGGCGTCATCGAACGTGGGCGAATCAAACGACGCAAATCCTGCGGCAATTTCGCCCGAAATGGTCCGCGTCGGATCCCACTCACCACCTCTGAACCCGCTGGCAGCAGAAGGATGCTCGATCCCCGGATTATGAAACCTAACTCTATAGAGGTCGATGACTGCCTCCTGTAAGGCGTCCACCACGGCGGTACCGGGGGGGAGATGGTTGCGAAGGAAACTCTCATTCAGGACGTCGAGGACTCGCGCGCTGAACCCATAACTTTCGACTGCTGGATAGTCCGTCCACCATAGAACATCGTTGGCATGTGAGGCTGCTAATTCTCCGCAGTCGAGGTCAGCGACGCAGCGAATCTGCGATCGACTATGCGGAAACTCTTCGGAAATCCACACAACGCGCTGGCGGGCTCCTTCGGTAAGCCCTCGGGACTCCAGATCTTGCCAGCTGGCCTCGACGCTATCCGCGGTAATTATGGTGAGATCCGAGATGAGTGCGGAGTCTTTGGCTTCCATCCATCGTGTGAAGAATATCTTGTCCGTGGGTCCCTCAACAAACAAGAAGCGCCGACCAGTGAGAGAACTCTCCTTAGCGAGTTCGTTAACCTTGGCGCGCGGAGCCGCGTTCATGACGGTACCGGGCTTGAGATGTCGTCAATATCTCCCAGTATCTGTACGGAGTGGGAAGCAACCACAAACTGCAC of the Microbacterium sufflavum genome contains:
- the purL gene encoding phosphoribosylformylglycinamidine synthase subunit PurL; amino-acid sequence: MTTPSAPSPQHVPDSVENAIATPEKEQPYGALGLKDDEYARIKEILGRRPTSGELAMYSVMWSEHCSYKSSKNYLRRFGQKVSDEMKERLMVGMGQNAGVIDVGEGWAVTFKAESHNHPSFIEPFQGAATGVGGIVRDIISMGARPVAVMDALRFGAIDHPDTARVVHGVTSGISFYGNCLGLPNIGGETVFDSVYQANPLVNALAVGVLRHEDLKLANATGVGNKVVLFGARTGGDGIGGASILASDSFDSTGPTKRPAVQVGDPFAEKVLIECCLELYRGELVEAIQDLGAAGISCATSELAANGNSGMHVSLDNVLLRDPTLTAEEILMSESQERMMAIVAPEKLDAFMKVVDKWEVETSVLGEVTGDGRLIIDWQGERIVDVDPSTVAVDGPVYDRPVAYPTWIDALQADAAENLPRANDPETLREQFLSLVASPNLADTRWITNQYDYYVLGNTALSFPDDAGMIRVDEESGLGFSIATDANGRYCQLDPYAGAQLALAEAYRNVAVTGATPTAITDCLNFGSPENPEVMWQFGQTVDGLADGCYELGTPVTGGNVSFYNQTGDVPIHPTPLVGVLGIIDDVSRRIPSGWQDEGQNIYLLGTTQTELSGSAWAEVVHQHLGGRPPKVDLAGEKRLAGLLAAARDEWLISSAHDLSEGGLAQALAEGVMRFGVGARVWLTEIMDRDEVDAATALFSESTGRVIVTVPREDDVKFRGLCEGRGYPVMRIGVTDSEPQLEVQDVFTVSAAELRERSQATLPSYFGPTVTEPVDA
- a CDS encoding type II toxin-antitoxin system RelE/ParE family toxin, which produces MGRVVTTRRADEDIDDAVTYYLGEAGPLVATAFIDDLEQTMSRLAAHRALGSTRFELVTEIPDIRAFPLRSHPYLVVYTDDPDTVRVHRVLHTKRDIASVLTARI
- a CDS encoding ribbon-helix-helix domain-containing protein, yielding MATMNISLPDALKDFVEMQVAARGYSNSSEFMRELIRHEQAREQLRSLVVDGMTSGPGSEVDQAYFDRLRARVHTDAADA
- a CDS encoding WYL domain-containing protein, translated to MALQGASASGVDVTEAAEHALATASRGGCRDHLAARAKGSTTEDRWPRIGEVVIALPAREVVPWVGDGEVEERPDGRCRVTVGSWSWVGVLAAVARFDAPFTVVGPEPLREAAETLAARFATAADPPS